Proteins from a genomic interval of Pseudodesulfovibrio nedwellii:
- a CDS encoding acetate--CoA ligase family protein, whose protein sequence is MQADAHLRSLFNPDSIAIIGVSRSSHKLGNVILSNLIAAGYKGTIFPVNPAGGEILGIPTFSDISSIPKPPDLGIIVLPREKVLPAMKELADANVSAICIITAGFRETGRDGFELEMKMAELARRKGITLLGPNTLGLINTAIGLDATIAQAKPAKGSIAFFSQSGALCSAILDWADGEDIGFSKFISLGNKAGISEADVLESLGEDPDTKVIIGYLESVDDGQKFLAKARAVTDKKPVIMIKAGTTQAGARATSSHTGSIAGSVVASTAAFKQAGIIQVESLESLFDLARAFAEQPLPKGPNLTVVTNSGGPGILAADACEAANLHLARPSTVTLGKLTEALPPFAAIYNPIDIIGDAKAERYRVTLEAVAQDEMTNAILVLLTPTASAEIEATAQVIIDVAQTCDKPIFASFMGDERIGPGRDMLLQAGIPCYGYPEPAIRAISAMHAHYQWENRPYPVEVCFRRDKGRAERTIKQLLKQGISELPFSDAMNIALAYELPVPETRLVRTSDQAVRAAKKLGYPVALKLVSPHIPSRGDVDGVALDLATPREVRDAWLDITSRAQRKRPGAYIAGCLVQTMGPIKAREVVIRFTQDPQFGPLVSFSLAGPSSEILGDISYRLAPLTLQDVQDIVREIKSFPLLRGIRGEEPVNLAAIEDILLSMSQMATDFPEIQEVELNPILVDAEGALVTDLRLTIG, encoded by the coding sequence ATGCAAGCAGACGCACATCTTCGCTCTCTATTTAATCCGGACTCCATCGCCATCATTGGCGTATCGAGGAGTTCGCATAAGCTCGGCAACGTCATTTTGTCCAATTTGATTGCCGCAGGATACAAGGGTACAATCTTCCCCGTCAATCCCGCAGGGGGAGAAATCCTCGGCATTCCGACTTTTTCCGACATTTCTTCGATTCCCAAGCCACCGGACCTCGGCATTATTGTCCTACCACGTGAAAAAGTCCTGCCAGCCATGAAAGAACTGGCCGACGCCAATGTCAGTGCCATCTGCATCATTACGGCCGGATTTCGCGAAACCGGCAGGGACGGCTTCGAGCTTGAGATGAAAATGGCCGAACTTGCCCGACGCAAAGGTATCACCCTGCTCGGTCCCAACACGCTGGGGCTCATAAACACGGCTATCGGCCTGGATGCAACCATTGCACAGGCCAAACCTGCTAAAGGGTCCATCGCCTTCTTTTCACAAAGCGGAGCACTCTGTTCGGCCATCCTCGACTGGGCTGACGGAGAAGATATAGGATTTTCAAAATTTATTTCGCTTGGCAACAAAGCCGGCATATCAGAAGCCGACGTCCTTGAATCCTTGGGCGAAGACCCGGACACTAAAGTCATCATCGGTTATCTGGAATCTGTCGATGACGGACAGAAATTCTTAGCAAAAGCTCGCGCCGTCACAGACAAAAAGCCGGTCATCATGATCAAGGCAGGAACCACTCAGGCAGGTGCACGAGCCACATCCAGCCACACAGGCTCCATTGCCGGGTCCGTTGTCGCTTCCACCGCAGCTTTCAAACAAGCAGGTATCATTCAGGTAGAAAGCCTGGAATCCCTATTCGATCTGGCACGAGCCTTTGCCGAGCAACCACTGCCCAAAGGCCCGAACCTGACCGTGGTCACCAATTCAGGCGGCCCCGGTATTCTGGCCGCCGACGCCTGCGAAGCAGCAAACCTGCATCTGGCACGCCCGTCCACGGTTACTCTAGGAAAACTTACCGAGGCTTTGCCTCCCTTTGCCGCCATCTACAATCCCATCGACATTATCGGGGATGCCAAGGCTGAACGATATCGCGTCACTCTTGAGGCCGTGGCTCAAGATGAAATGACCAACGCCATACTGGTCCTGCTGACACCCACCGCATCTGCCGAGATTGAAGCAACGGCACAAGTCATTATTGATGTGGCACAAACGTGCGACAAACCAATTTTCGCAAGCTTCATGGGTGATGAACGTATAGGCCCAGGCCGAGACATGTTGCTGCAGGCAGGCATCCCCTGCTACGGCTACCCGGAACCAGCCATCCGAGCCATTTCTGCCATGCACGCCCATTACCAGTGGGAAAACCGCCCGTACCCTGTCGAGGTCTGTTTCCGACGAGACAAAGGACGAGCCGAACGAACCATCAAACAACTGCTGAAGCAAGGAATTTCCGAACTGCCATTTTCCGATGCCATGAACATCGCCTTGGCCTATGAACTCCCCGTCCCTGAGACCCGTCTGGTCCGTACCAGCGATCAGGCTGTCCGAGCGGCCAAGAAACTCGGTTACCCGGTTGCCCTCAAACTGGTTTCTCCGCATATTCCCAGTCGTGGCGATGTCGATGGCGTGGCCTTGGATCTGGCAACACCCCGCGAAGTGCGCGACGCATGGCTCGACATAACATCCCGCGCCCAACGTAAACGCCCCGGCGCCTACATCGCAGGCTGCCTTGTCCAGACCATGGGACCGATCAAAGCCCGCGAAGTCGTCATCCGATTCACGCAGGACCCACAATTCGGACCGCTGGTTTCCTTTAGTCTGGCAGGACCGTCATCCGAAATTCTTGGAGACATCAGCTATCGACTGGCCCCATTGACCTTGCAAGACGTGCAGGACATTGTCCGTGAGATAAAATCATTCCCCTTGCTTCGAGGCATTCGGGGTGAAGAACCGGTCAATCTGGCGGCCATAGAAGATATTTTACTGTCCATGTCGCAAATGGCGACGGACTTTCCAGAAATTCAGGAAGTTGAACTCAACCCGATTCTGGTGGATGCCGAAGGTGCGCTTGTCACAGACCTGCGCTTGACCATCGGCTGA
- the rnc gene encoding ribonuclease III: MDTDELQDCIHHRFGQVKFLEVALTHSSFANEQEVNQDNERLEFLGDAVLELCISEEGFKRYPRAAEGQLTRIRSQLVKEQSLAAIARDLDLDKYIRLGRGEELQGGRERDALLADALEAVLGAVFMDGGFEVAKRTILNIFEGEWPEQAMLPETKDYKSRLQEVAQERFRERPVYVLAGTSGPEHEKLFMVDVTLPESEVFRGVGTSVKRAEQESARAALKFLSEE; the protein is encoded by the coding sequence ATGGATACTGATGAACTACAGGATTGTATCCACCATAGGTTTGGTCAAGTCAAGTTTCTGGAGGTCGCTCTTACGCACTCCTCTTTTGCCAATGAACAAGAGGTGAATCAGGACAATGAACGCCTGGAATTTCTAGGGGATGCAGTGCTTGAGCTGTGCATTTCTGAAGAAGGTTTCAAGCGTTATCCCAGAGCTGCTGAAGGACAGTTGACCCGCATCCGTTCTCAATTGGTTAAAGAACAAAGTCTTGCGGCAATCGCCCGTGATCTTGATTTGGATAAATACATTCGATTGGGACGTGGTGAAGAATTGCAGGGCGGCCGTGAACGGGATGCCTTATTGGCGGATGCTCTTGAAGCTGTGCTAGGAGCCGTTTTTATGGACGGTGGATTCGAGGTGGCCAAAAGAACCATCTTGAATATTTTTGAAGGAGAATGGCCGGAACAGGCCATGCTGCCTGAGACTAAAGATTATAAAAGCCGTTTGCAGGAAGTGGCGCAGGAGCGTTTTCGGGAACGTCCTGTGTATGTGTTGGCTGGAACCAGTGGCCCGGAACACGAAAAGTTATTCATGGTTGATGTGACGTTGCCAGAAAGCGAAGTATTTCGTGGAGTGGGGACGAGCGTCAAGCGAGCGGAGCAAGAATCCGCTCGTGCTGCATTGAAATTCCTTTCCGAAGAATAA
- a CDS encoding flagellin has product MSLVINHNLMAMNAQRNLSDHYGRLGVSTRRLSSGLRVGTAADDAAGLAIRELMRSEISSLHQGIRNASDAISLIQTADGALQVIDEKLIRMKELAMQASTGTYNSDQRLIIDSEYQAMSSEITRIANATDFNGIYLLNGNLSGNPAVDHDGTGLQSTGPLKIHFGTGNDCAEDYYYVAIQGSSASAFGLGQSAALDTNQTTWEAQNAGKAISTQGLAQAAMEAINNAIISKDKIRANLGSMQNRLENTITNLGIQAENLQAAESRISDVDVAQEMTEFVRNQILTQSAVAMLAQANSLPRMAMQLIGG; this is encoded by the coding sequence ATGTCTTTAGTCATTAACCACAACCTCATGGCGATGAACGCCCAGAGAAACCTGTCCGACCACTATGGTCGTCTGGGTGTCTCCACCAGGCGCTTATCTTCCGGTCTGCGAGTCGGCACGGCTGCCGATGATGCCGCCGGATTGGCAATTCGCGAGCTCATGCGCTCGGAAATCAGCTCACTGCACCAGGGCATTCGTAATGCATCTGATGCAATTTCGCTGATTCAAACCGCTGACGGCGCACTGCAGGTCATTGATGAAAAGCTCATTCGTATGAAAGAGCTGGCCATGCAGGCATCTACGGGTACATACAACTCAGATCAGCGTCTGATCATTGACTCCGAGTATCAGGCAATGTCCTCGGAAATCACCCGTATTGCCAACGCAACTGATTTTAACGGAATTTATCTCCTGAACGGCAACCTTTCCGGCAACCCTGCCGTCGATCATGACGGCACCGGTTTACAGTCCACCGGCCCTCTGAAGATTCACTTCGGTACCGGCAACGACTGCGCGGAAGATTATTACTATGTCGCCATTCAGGGTTCCAGTGCATCTGCATTCGGTCTGGGGCAATCCGCGGCTCTCGACACCAACCAAACAACTTGGGAAGCACAGAATGCCGGTAAGGCCATCTCCACGCAGGGATTGGCGCAGGCAGCCATGGAAGCGATCAATAATGCGATCATTTCCAAGGATAAGATCCGTGCAAACCTCGGTTCCATGCAGAACCGTCTGGAAAACACCATCACCAACCTGGGTATCCAGGCCGAGAACCTGCAGGCAGCTGAATCCCGCATTTCCGACGTCGACGTGGCGCAGGAAATGACCGAATTCGTCCGCAATCAGATTCTCACACAGTCTGCTGTCGCCATGCTGGCACAGGCCAACTCTCTGCCGAGAATGGCCATGCAGCTCATCGGCGGCTAG
- a CDS encoding flagellar hook protein FlgE, with protein MGLGASLYSGISGLTAHSERMTVIGNNLANVNTTGFKGARMQFEDLMSTDFSTVNGIGQVGRGVRVSTVYSDFGQGAFEASTEATDMAISGDGMFLVSPLGEDMKYFSRAGNFRFDQDGFLVDPHGYVLQGWEIERSTTSVTTSSSDTSLSPRSARIIGTPTDIRLENFQSEPNATSNVSIVTNLDPTAPDRSSSDTNPYFAMFNNWRGNEETPLAPTLYGYSTTLKVYDDIGTAHNLTVYYDQVTMSNAGGDTVWEYMVTCEPNADNRVLSGANGLQTSVGQGGTSAAGVLMIGTMTFTTGQLSGMSAYTLKSNGGGALKDLNNWDLADFSTSGYPVCTANFLGKSNASTAQATNATPLQIDFGMSNRDLSSNGGAVTIGWQGGLGTLPTTAAMVGNNVSNTGYLANFKDPAVSALATQSYDTGGSSTLFQSQNGYSAGILQNISVSREGVITGHYSNGQVLELYAVTLATFTNEHGLRREGGNLFSETRESGPALTGQAGSTGKGTIDGNSLEMSNVDMATEFVRMITTQRGFQANTKVITTTDSMLGEVIAMKR; from the coding sequence ATGGGTTTAGGAGCATCACTGTATTCAGGCATTTCCGGCCTTACGGCGCATTCCGAAAGGATGACGGTCATCGGCAACAACCTCGCCAACGTGAACACCACGGGTTTCAAAGGCGCACGGATGCAGTTCGAAGATCTCATGAGCACCGATTTTTCGACAGTCAACGGTATCGGCCAGGTGGGTCGCGGTGTCCGCGTGTCCACTGTATACTCGGACTTTGGTCAGGGAGCTTTCGAAGCATCCACCGAAGCCACCGACATGGCAATTTCCGGTGACGGCATGTTTCTCGTCTCACCCCTCGGCGAAGACATGAAATATTTTTCCAGAGCAGGTAACTTCCGCTTTGATCAGGACGGTTTTCTCGTGGATCCCCACGGCTACGTTCTGCAAGGGTGGGAAATCGAACGTTCCACGACATCGGTAACAACGTCCAGCTCGGACACATCCCTGTCCCCGCGTTCAGCCCGAATCATCGGAACCCCAACGGACATCAGATTAGAAAATTTCCAATCCGAACCAAATGCAACCAGCAACGTGTCCATCGTCACCAACCTGGACCCGACGGCACCAGACAGATCGTCCAGCGATACCAATCCGTACTTTGCCATGTTCAACAACTGGCGCGGTAACGAAGAAACTCCGCTGGCACCGACGCTTTATGGGTATTCAACCACCCTGAAGGTGTATGACGACATCGGCACCGCACACAATCTGACTGTTTACTACGATCAGGTAACGATGAGCAACGCTGGTGGCGACACAGTCTGGGAATACATGGTCACCTGTGAACCTAATGCAGACAATCGTGTCCTCTCCGGCGCAAACGGACTCCAGACATCTGTTGGACAAGGAGGGACTTCAGCAGCAGGTGTGCTCATGATCGGCACCATGACCTTTACCACAGGTCAATTGTCCGGCATGAGTGCATACACGCTCAAGTCTAATGGTGGCGGTGCGCTCAAGGATCTGAACAACTGGGATTTGGCAGATTTCTCCACCAGTGGTTACCCTGTCTGTACAGCCAACTTTCTGGGTAAATCCAATGCTAGTACAGCTCAAGCGACAAATGCCACGCCGCTCCAAATTGATTTCGGCATGAGCAACCGCGACTTGTCCAGTAACGGCGGGGCGGTCACTATTGGTTGGCAAGGAGGCCTCGGTACCTTACCTACCACCGCAGCCATGGTTGGCAACAATGTCAGCAATACCGGATATCTGGCGAACTTCAAGGACCCCGCAGTCAGCGCACTGGCCACACAGAGCTATGACACTGGCGGTTCCTCCACACTGTTCCAAAGCCAGAACGGTTACTCCGCAGGTATCCTGCAGAACATATCCGTTTCTCGCGAAGGCGTTATCACCGGCCATTATTCCAATGGTCAGGTACTCGAACTCTACGCCGTCACCCTGGCGACCTTCACCAACGAGCACGGCCTCAGACGAGAAGGCGGCAACCTGTTCTCTGAAACCCGTGAATCCGGCCCCGCCCTGACAGGGCAGGCAGGCTCCACAGGCAAGGGAACCATTGACGGCAACTCACTGGAGATGTCCAACGTTGACATGGCTACTGAATTCGTTCGCATGATCACCACGCAGCGAGGATTCCAGGCCAACACCAAGGTCATCACCACAACGGACTCAATGCTCGGCGAAGTTATCGCCATGAAGCGTTAA
- a CDS encoding flagellar hook assembly protein FlgD yields the protein MGYIDNGGMVLGTQEQRLAASNTPEHKSKMDQDSFLTILVAQLTHQDPLNPMEDTEMTSQLAEFSSLEQLTNINDGIKSLGSSMQQSDMLSAVSFIGKEVKAEGYKISMNEGNASTIYYGFGEPVSKIMMNIYDSEGAIVRSVELGSKKAGSYQYEWDGKNEAGQKLPDGQYGIGVLGEDLNGKHVMVQTEISGRVDAVVNEKGTQYLRLSDGRFISFLNVKEVVDPGTDPVVPPSEDENEEE from the coding sequence ATGGGTTACATAGACAATGGTGGAATGGTTCTCGGGACACAGGAACAGCGACTCGCCGCATCCAACACCCCTGAGCACAAATCAAAAATGGACCAGGACTCGTTCCTGACCATCCTGGTGGCACAGCTTACCCATCAGGATCCGCTCAATCCAATGGAGGACACAGAGATGACCTCCCAATTGGCCGAGTTCTCAAGCCTTGAGCAGCTCACCAACATCAACGACGGCATCAAATCGCTGGGCAGCTCAATGCAGCAGAGCGATATGCTCTCAGCCGTCAGTTTCATCGGCAAGGAAGTCAAGGCTGAAGGCTACAAAATCAGCATGAACGAAGGTAATGCCTCGACCATTTACTATGGCTTCGGCGAACCAGTCTCAAAGATCATGATGAACATCTACGATTCAGAAGGTGCCATCGTCCGCTCTGTCGAGCTGGGAAGCAAAAAAGCCGGTTCCTATCAGTATGAATGGGACGGTAAGAACGAAGCCGGTCAGAAATTACCCGATGGTCAATACGGCATCGGTGTCCTTGGCGAAGATCTCAACGGCAAACACGTCATGGTCCAGACGGAAATTTCCGGCAGGGTCGATGCCGTCGTCAACGAAAAAGGCACGCAGTACCTGCGCCTGAGCGATGGCAGATTTATCAGCTTCCTCAACGTCAAGGAAGTGGTTGATCCCGGAACAGATCCGGTGGTTCCACCTTCAGAAGATGAAAACGAAGAAGAATAG
- a CDS encoding flagellar hook-length control protein FliK, which produces MQNIPGIAIEKKTEQLPVVKIASANKGDQHALFADLFNEHANMVENELALAPVSSQEQMLESAPDTDNQEEAVNAAGTKVPVQEEPEPEMDERESLMTQEDFEEVKNDLEAYGMSEEEITEIEDKINSEEGMTWGQFVSTVAQSMAEMRTHEFSDEQKGKLNSFFSKFGFTAKESEKLISNLENGNQAKVMKALQAKIDAMPQGKQLLFNKQEIEAFTSALSFSKEFTSKIQELFGTNSLPKDVKQAFTLIRQEMGKMDSKDQELVRAVTKGFVNAMGDSAKESTLARQVAEAVDLKPRVAEDSLETEVNGNFKQATQDRKDALPDAKVRDHSEKNMADKVEIKTDAKPDANTDTPEQQNAASNEHWTNLLGKVTDDDSRSVQNKTQIKTEDTAQALKTGLTTTTETGTKTQAWEKVSAPKVMKQVDNAFIKTLNNGGKQLTLQLTPENLGKLSIVLQVNGKEVSASIRAESPEAAKIINEHLDIIKNSLENQGLKVEKLDVQTGLASNQDAHDWFGQEQHNMSRDQEAMVAMRNHMKNMRNGDGGMVARDLQQLREQAINAAHGLHVIA; this is translated from the coding sequence ATGCAAAATATTCCCGGCATCGCCATAGAAAAGAAAACCGAACAACTTCCGGTGGTAAAAATAGCCTCCGCAAACAAGGGTGATCAACACGCCCTGTTCGCTGATCTGTTCAATGAGCACGCCAACATGGTCGAGAACGAACTCGCCCTGGCACCTGTCTCCTCTCAGGAACAAATGCTCGAATCCGCTCCTGACACAGATAACCAGGAAGAGGCTGTCAATGCCGCCGGCACCAAAGTCCCAGTTCAAGAAGAACCGGAACCTGAAATGGATGAACGCGAATCCCTGATGACTCAAGAAGATTTCGAAGAAGTCAAAAACGATCTTGAAGCATACGGAATGTCGGAAGAAGAAATCACCGAGATTGAAGACAAGATAAACAGTGAAGAAGGCATGACTTGGGGACAGTTCGTCTCGACCGTAGCTCAAAGTATGGCCGAAATGCGAACGCACGAATTTTCCGACGAGCAAAAAGGAAAATTGAATTCTTTCTTTTCGAAATTTGGCTTTACCGCCAAGGAAAGCGAAAAGCTGATCAGCAACCTGGAGAATGGCAATCAAGCTAAAGTTATGAAGGCCCTCCAGGCCAAGATCGACGCCATGCCGCAGGGCAAGCAGTTGCTTTTCAACAAGCAAGAAATCGAAGCCTTTACTTCGGCTTTGAGCTTTTCCAAAGAATTCACATCCAAGATTCAAGAACTCTTCGGCACCAATTCCCTTCCCAAGGACGTCAAGCAAGCCTTTACCCTGATACGTCAGGAGATGGGGAAGATGGACTCCAAGGATCAGGAACTGGTCCGCGCCGTCACCAAGGGCTTTGTCAACGCCATGGGCGACTCGGCCAAGGAGAGCACTCTCGCGCGTCAGGTCGCCGAAGCCGTTGATCTGAAACCCCGTGTGGCAGAGGATTCTCTTGAGACCGAAGTGAATGGCAATTTCAAGCAGGCCACACAAGACCGCAAAGACGCCCTGCCCGATGCCAAAGTCAGGGACCACTCCGAAAAGAACATGGCGGACAAAGTCGAGATCAAGACTGACGCCAAACCGGATGCCAACACCGACACTCCCGAACAGCAGAACGCTGCATCCAACGAACATTGGACCAATCTGCTCGGCAAGGTCACCGACGACGATTCCCGTTCCGTACAAAACAAAACACAGATTAAGACTGAAGATACAGCGCAGGCTCTCAAAACAGGATTAACCACCACAACCGAAACCGGAACCAAGACCCAGGCATGGGAAAAAGTTTCCGCCCCCAAGGTTATGAAGCAGGTGGATAATGCCTTCATCAAAACCCTGAATAATGGTGGTAAGCAACTCACCTTGCAACTCACGCCCGAAAACCTCGGCAAGCTCTCTATCGTGCTTCAGGTCAACGGCAAGGAAGTGAGCGCAAGTATCCGGGCAGAGAGTCCCGAAGCTGCAAAGATTATCAATGAACATTTAGATATCATTAAGAATTCTTTAGAAAACCAAGGGCTAAAAGTTGAGAAATTGGACGTCCAAACCGGGCTTGCCAGCAACCAGGACGCCCATGATTGGTTCGGACAAGAACAACATAATATGTCCCGCGATCAAGAAGCCATGGTCGCCATGCGCAACCATATGAAGAACATGCGTAACGGCGATGGCGGCATGGTGGCCCGAGACCTGCAACAACTCCGTGAGCAGGCAATTAATGCCGCACATGGGTTACACGTTATTGCGTAG
- a CDS encoding glycosyltransferase family 9 protein has translation MANKKPILILQMQRMGDLILSYPLMLWLARSYPGHPIFVAAEEAFYTPLMKLSPAVTYFPWSGLHVLKRHSFELVLNLSIQEKAAILAGEVAAEHKLGPVQSADGSHFVHGDWQLYRTSLVKNNLYNRYHWAELNALDVIPHASIKATRFSMPRTLADGHKVGLFLGASDPAKRPSATFWAALVDELHGRNLRPVLFGGPAEKELGQKVVSLAKGPALNLCGTLGLDEFSVVGQTLGLFITPDTGPMHLAAWSGLKCLNLSMGNVNPWETGPYSPGHYVLRADMDCAKGCWQCTRDRLYCRDAFKPGRVAALAVCILAGNGSAKLAKLDLPELTLFETGKSDLGLYQIQRLDPAPPDAERLLSRFWQQYFGHEFGLWEASPLSTAWSNLTESSEKEAEALLSHIPEMGRQFKHGLKNGTLLDESFWADSPVAMKPLTGYAHMYLENNDYSRPAWARVLMLLEKLVAACR, from the coding sequence ATGGCGAACAAAAAACCGATTCTCATACTCCAGATGCAGCGGATGGGAGACCTCATTCTCTCCTACCCACTCATGCTCTGGCTCGCCCGCAGTTATCCCGGCCACCCTATTTTTGTAGCAGCCGAGGAAGCCTTTTACACACCGCTCATGAAACTTTCCCCTGCGGTCACATATTTCCCGTGGTCCGGCCTGCATGTTCTCAAACGGCACTCATTCGAACTTGTTCTCAATCTGTCCATTCAGGAAAAAGCCGCCATTCTGGCAGGAGAAGTTGCAGCAGAACACAAACTTGGTCCGGTTCAATCTGCCGACGGCTCCCACTTTGTTCATGGAGACTGGCAGCTCTATCGGACGTCACTGGTGAAAAATAATCTCTACAACCGATATCATTGGGCAGAACTCAACGCTCTTGACGTTATACCCCATGCAAGCATCAAGGCCACCCGATTTAGCATGCCCCGCACCCTTGCGGATGGACACAAAGTCGGTCTTTTTCTCGGTGCAAGCGATCCTGCAAAACGCCCTTCCGCCACCTTCTGGGCCGCACTTGTAGATGAACTTCATGGTCGCAATCTGCGCCCGGTTCTCTTTGGCGGTCCGGCAGAAAAGGAACTGGGACAAAAAGTCGTCTCGCTCGCCAAAGGGCCGGCCTTGAATCTGTGCGGAACCCTCGGACTGGATGAATTCAGTGTTGTGGGACAAACGCTGGGACTCTTCATCACTCCAGACACCGGCCCCATGCATCTGGCAGCATGGTCCGGGTTGAAATGTCTAAATTTATCCATGGGCAATGTGAATCCATGGGAAACAGGCCCATACTCACCTGGTCATTATGTACTTCGAGCGGATATGGACTGCGCAAAAGGGTGTTGGCAATGTACCCGCGACCGGCTCTACTGTCGTGACGCGTTCAAGCCCGGACGAGTGGCTGCACTTGCCGTATGCATATTGGCCGGGAACGGATCGGCCAAACTCGCCAAATTGGACTTGCCAGAACTGACACTTTTCGAGACCGGAAAATCCGACCTCGGCCTTTATCAGATACAACGACTCGACCCAGCACCTCCTGACGCCGAAAGACTCCTATCCCGCTTCTGGCAACAGTACTTTGGTCACGAGTTCGGCCTGTGGGAAGCTTCGCCCCTCTCAACGGCATGGAGCAACCTAACCGAGTCTTCCGAGAAAGAAGCCGAAGCATTGCTTTCGCACATCCCGGAGATGGGCCGTCAGTTCAAACACGGACTAAAAAACGGCACACTTCTCGACGAATCTTTCTGGGCGGACAGCCCTGTCGCAATGAAACCGCTCACCGGATACGCCCACATGTACCTTGAGAACAATGACTACTCCCGCCCGGCCTGGGCCAGAGTTCTCATGCTCCTGGAGAAACTGGTCGCAGCCTGTCGATAA
- a CDS encoding CgeB family protein yields the protein MQKDQNPWPGFRETAPRILLLTSQYFLIGELKAACERLGVEYHFLDFGTKEMDLDTFVTQMVATLTAFKPDFVLTVNHLGVDREGILTTLLKNYDIPLASWFVDNPHLILDAYQNLFECRTALFTWDFDTVDSLKNMGFHNVFHLPLGADPTRLVPHRTQPVEKWRAPISFVGNSMLTKTIKRIQASMPSPRLLEAGMVVAKAFGESGEPQAGRFLRQHFPELLSEFDNLQTPERKQAYLTFITWQSTLLYRLDCILRILDFDPLIIGDPGWNELLKRRTGWRYHSELSYYDDLPDFYPLSDINFNCTSQQMKGAVNQRVFDVPTCGAFLLTDYRRQMEELFEPGKEIVFYNHPDEIPGLVDIYLNAPDKRQRIIDAARKRVLAEHTYDHRMLSLMETMRQTFE from the coding sequence ATGCAAAAAGACCAAAATCCATGGCCCGGTTTCAGAGAGACAGCTCCGCGCATACTCCTGCTCACCAGCCAGTATTTTCTTATCGGCGAACTTAAAGCCGCGTGTGAACGACTCGGCGTAGAATATCATTTTCTGGATTTCGGCACCAAGGAAATGGACCTCGACACCTTTGTCACACAAATGGTGGCAACCCTGACGGCCTTCAAGCCGGACTTCGTTCTCACGGTCAACCATCTTGGCGTTGACCGCGAGGGAATACTCACCACCCTGCTCAAAAATTACGATATTCCGCTGGCATCCTGGTTCGTGGACAACCCACACCTCATTCTTGATGCCTACCAAAATCTCTTCGAATGCCGAACAGCCCTGTTCACTTGGGACTTCGACACTGTGGACTCACTCAAGAACATGGGATTTCATAACGTCTTCCATCTTCCGCTCGGCGCTGATCCAACAAGACTCGTACCGCATCGGACACAACCTGTGGAAAAATGGCGCGCCCCCATTTCCTTTGTTGGCAACTCTATGTTGACGAAAACCATCAAACGCATTCAGGCATCCATGCCGTCTCCCCGTTTGCTGGAAGCCGGTATGGTGGTCGCCAAGGCCTTTGGAGAATCCGGCGAACCACAGGCCGGTCGATTCCTGAGACAACATTTCCCTGAGCTATTATCGGAATTCGACAATCTGCAAACACCGGAACGAAAACAGGCATACCTGACTTTCATCACATGGCAGTCGACCCTGCTCTACAGACTGGACTGCATCCTTCGCATCCTCGACTTCGACCCGCTCATCATAGGCGATCCCGGGTGGAACGAGCTGCTCAAAAGGCGCACGGGCTGGCGATACCACTCCGAGTTGTCATACTACGACGACCTACCGGATTTCTATCCGCTTTCCGACATCAACTTCAATTGTACCAGTCAACAGATGAAAGGTGCGGTCAACCAACGAGTCTTTGACGTGCCCACCTGCGGTGCGTTCCTGCTCACGGACTACCGCCGACAAATGGAAGAACTGTTCGAACCGGGCAAAGAAATCGTCTTTTACAACCACCCGGACGAAATTCCCGGACTGGTGGACATTTATTTGAACGCACCGGACAAACGGCAAAGAATCATCGACGCCGCCCGCAAACGCGTATTGGCAGAGCATACATACGACCACCGCATGCTCAGCCTCATGGAAACCATGCGCCAGACGTTCGAGTAA